One window from the genome of Candoia aspera isolate rCanAsp1 chromosome 15, rCanAsp1.hap2, whole genome shotgun sequence encodes:
- the CCDC92 gene encoding coiled-coil domain-containing protein 92, producing the protein MATSNLENQLHSAQKNLLFLQRQHADTLKGLHAEIRRLQQHCTDLTYELTLKSSDSAENGTSRSEELKRKCEELEAQLKAREMENNELLKELEQKNAMIMVLENTIKEREKKYLEELKMKSHKLNMLSSELEQRASTIAYLTSQLHATKKKLMSSSGTSDSSPSGSPVLSGYKPAPPKEKLPETPRRRMKKSLSTPLNSEFEEAYRLGSESRKLLLREPVDAMPDPTPFLLARETAEIHLLKERPLVIPPIPSERASVEPHSPARERQHKTHVSVAHRIHHVAPPQAQPEVETLAVDQVNGSKVVRKHSGTDRTV; encoded by the exons ATGGCCACATCGAACCTGGAGAACCAGCTGCACAGTGCCCAAAAGAACCTGCTTTTTCTCCAGCGGCAACACGCAGACACCCTGAAGGGTTTGCACGCCGAGATCCGCCGTCTGCAGCAACATTGTACAG ATCTGACGTACGAGTTGACTCTCAAAAGTTCAGACTCTGCAG AAAATGGGACTTCACGGAGCGAAGAGCTCAAAAGGAAATGTGAAGAACTCGAGGCCCAGCTTAAAGCGAGGGAGATGGAAAACAATGAATTATTAAAAGAGCTGGAGCAAAAGAACGCCATGATCATGGTGCTCGAGAACACCATAAAGGAGAGGGAAAAGAAGTATTTGGAAGAGTTGAAAATGAAAAGCCATAAATTAAACATGCTGTCGAGCGAGCTGGAGCAGCGGGCCAGCACAATCGCCTACCTGACCTCCCAGCTGCACGCGACTAAGAAAAAACTGATGAGTTCTAGCGGAACTTCGGACAGCTCCCCGTCCGGCAGCCCTGTGCTCTCGGGCTACAAGCCCGCCCCTCCCAAAGAGAAGCTGCCAGAAACTCCGCGGCGCCGGATGAAGAAGAGCCTGTCCACTCCGCTCAACTCTGAATTCGAAGAGGCCTACCGGTTGGGGTCGGAGAGCCGCAAGCTGCTGCTGCGGGAGCCTGTCGACGCTATGCCGGACCCCACGCCTTTTTTACTGGCCCGGGAAACCGCCGAGATCCACCTCCTGAAGGAGAGGCCTTTAGTCATCCCGCCCATCCCGTCGGAACGTGCGTCGGTGGAGCCCCACAGCCCAGCGCGGGAGAGGCAGCACAAGACCCACGTCAGCGTGGCGCACCGCATCCACCACGTCGCTCCTCCCCAGGCCCAGCCCGAGGTCGAGACGCTGGCCGTGGACCAGGTGAATGGCAGCAAAGTGGTTCGCAAGCACTCGGGGACAGATAGAACTGTTTAA